Proteins co-encoded in one Cupriavidus metallidurans CH34 genomic window:
- a CDS encoding TnsD family Tn7-like transposition protein, with protein sequence MEALLRKHLVALLKAGHFEDRPEHPNFREAAARAGFGPTVKIDYTELYEAFSEYWGDVLERLDERYRTRPAGVSWLHAQFNARGLMGQPVVRELFDIFFRDRCGLDVYQMPPLESSYKRFMPVFYCPNPYAAHGRGEQVKRVTRCKDNPDILDISCKCGFTAMVSAASAGKTMTMADVIKVGKFGPTWPEQCAKLRAEGKGLSQVAKELNLPENTARYLWRQSKPLLAADEKTLKKQESAK encoded by the coding sequence ATGGAAGCCTTGCTGAGGAAGCATCTTGTAGCACTGCTGAAGGCTGGACATTTCGAGGATCGGCCGGAGCATCCGAACTTCAGGGAAGCGGCAGCGCGTGCGGGGTTCGGGCCCACAGTCAAGATTGACTATACCGAGCTGTATGAGGCGTTCTCCGAATACTGGGGTGATGTACTGGAGCGGCTTGATGAACGGTATCGCACAAGACCGGCGGGAGTGAGTTGGTTACACGCCCAGTTCAACGCGAGAGGTCTCATGGGCCAACCGGTTGTTCGGGAGTTGTTTGACATCTTCTTCCGTGATCGGTGCGGTCTCGACGTCTATCAGATGCCTCCCTTGGAATCCTCTTATAAGCGATTTATGCCTGTTTTCTATTGTCCAAATCCGTATGCCGCCCATGGGCGGGGCGAACAAGTCAAACGAGTGACCCGTTGCAAGGACAATCCTGACATCCTGGATATCTCATGCAAGTGCGGCTTCACCGCGATGGTGTCTGCGGCTAGTGCTGGAAAGACGATGACGATGGCCGACGTGATCAAGGTCGGGAAATTTGGACCAACCTGGCCAGAGCAATGTGCGAAGCTGCGGGCCGAGGGCAAGGGCTTGAGTCAGGTAGCAAAGGAGCTCAATCTACCAGAGAACACAGCGCGCTACTTGTGGCGCCAGAGTAAGCCTTTGCTTGCGGCGGATGAGAAGACGCTCAAGAAACAGGAGTCTGCGAAATGA
- the ada gene encoding bifunctional DNA-binding transcriptional regulator/O6-methylguanine-DNA methyltransferase Ada, whose amino-acid sequence MKTTIAYETEDDRWTAVQARDAGADGHFVYAVRTTGVYCQPSSSARLPKRENVEFFDSAEIAEAAGYRCSRRAHGDQTSAAAERAALVARACRMIEASETPPQLDDLATAIGMSPFHFHRLFKAETGLTPKAYSSAYRARKLREELSSPEASITNAIYDSGFNSNSRFYEASDQLLGMRARDYRSGGVGAVIRFAVGQCSLGAILVAQSQRGICAILLGDDPDQLVRDLQDQFRKAEIVGCDGEFEQLIAQVVGFIEAPAMGLHLPLDVQGTAFQERVWRALREIPPGTTVSYAEIAERIGSPKAVRAVAQACATNHIAVAIPCHRVVRRDGDLAGYRWGVDRKRELLRRETQV is encoded by the coding sequence ATGAAGACGACCATTGCCTACGAAACGGAAGACGACCGCTGGACGGCCGTACAGGCACGCGATGCTGGCGCCGACGGCCATTTCGTTTACGCCGTGCGCACCACGGGCGTGTACTGTCAACCAAGTTCGTCGGCTCGGCTGCCCAAGCGCGAGAACGTGGAGTTCTTTGACTCGGCCGAAATCGCCGAGGCTGCGGGCTACCGCTGCAGCCGCCGTGCTCATGGTGACCAGACCAGTGCAGCAGCCGAGCGCGCTGCATTGGTGGCCCGAGCCTGTCGCATGATTGAAGCATCGGAGACGCCCCCTCAGCTCGATGACCTGGCGACTGCAATCGGCATGAGTCCGTTTCACTTCCATCGCCTCTTCAAGGCTGAAACGGGCTTGACGCCCAAGGCCTACAGCTCGGCCTATCGCGCCCGCAAGCTGCGCGAAGAACTGAGCAGCCCGGAAGCGTCCATCACGAACGCTATCTACGACAGCGGGTTCAATTCAAACAGCCGGTTCTACGAAGCCTCCGACCAGTTGCTGGGCATGCGCGCGCGGGATTATCGCTCCGGTGGTGTCGGTGCTGTTATCCGCTTCGCCGTGGGCCAGTGCTCCCTGGGCGCCATTCTGGTTGCGCAGAGCCAGCGCGGCATCTGTGCAATCCTGCTGGGCGACGATCCCGACCAGCTGGTGCGCGACCTCCAAGACCAATTCCGCAAGGCGGAGATCGTCGGCTGCGACGGTGAGTTCGAGCAGTTGATTGCCCAGGTGGTGGGCTTTATCGAAGCGCCTGCGATGGGATTGCACCTGCCGTTGGACGTACAGGGCACCGCCTTCCAGGAGCGCGTCTGGCGCGCGCTGCGCGAGATCCCGCCGGGTACGACCGTGAGCTATGCCGAGATCGCCGAGCGCATCGGTTCACCCAAGGCGGTACGCGCCGTCGCCCAGGCGTGTGCCACGAATCACATCGCGGTGGCTATTCCCTGCCACCGCGTCGTGCGGCGTGATGGCGATCTGGCCGGCTACCGCTGGGGCGTGGATCGCAAGCGCGAGCTGCTGCGCCGCGAAACCCAGGTTTGA
- a CDS encoding Ada metal-binding domain-containing protein, with amino-acid sequence MPTLDKTFMLIGSDGKPYSSAMPGIFGGHRDSKLYGRMDCRAALQAIARGGYVKHRVFFADEATAIAAGYRPCAICMPQEYATWKVNQPTKSSGNTRKEARS; translated from the coding sequence ATGCCGACCCTGGACAAGACATTCATGCTGATCGGATCGGATGGCAAGCCGTACTCCAGCGCCATGCCCGGCATCTTCGGAGGCCATCGAGACAGCAAGTTATACGGCCGCATGGATTGCCGCGCTGCGCTGCAGGCGATTGCCCGTGGCGGGTACGTGAAGCACCGCGTTTTCTTCGCCGACGAAGCCACGGCCATCGCCGCCGGCTACAGACCGTGCGCCATTTGCATGCCCCAGGAATATGCGACGTGGAAAGTGAACCAGCCCACCAAGTCCTCGGGCAATACCCGAAAGGAGGCACGCTCATGA
- the glsA gene encoding glutaminase A: MNSSSTPTARFVSTGTLPGPEEIRSLVEAAYENFREEAGGKLADYIPALAEADPSAFGICVANTRGHAFMVGEAAETFSIQSVSKPFVFALVCEALGAAEAATRLGVDATGLPFNSIMAMELRTDGTSNPLVNAGAIAATSLIPGFGADDRWHHVRQGLSRFAGRELACDEHVYESEAANNQRNAGLAHLLRGHGRLYCDPDEAVEVYTRQCALLVSARDLALMGATLAGGGVHPLTGEQVVSAATCQRVLAVMATAGLYERSGSWLYDVGLPGKSGVSGGILTIAPGKGAVATFSPPLDAAGNSVRGQLVMRFLSERLGLNLFISAPAAHL, from the coding sequence ATGAACTCGTCATCCACTCCAACAGCACGTTTCGTCTCCACTGGCACGCTGCCCGGGCCGGAGGAGATCCGCTCGCTGGTCGAAGCGGCCTATGAGAACTTTCGGGAGGAAGCGGGCGGAAAACTGGCTGACTACATCCCGGCCCTGGCCGAGGCGGACCCGTCCGCCTTTGGCATCTGTGTCGCCAATACTCGGGGCCACGCGTTCATGGTCGGCGAGGCGGCTGAGACTTTCTCGATCCAGAGCGTGTCCAAGCCATTTGTGTTCGCACTGGTATGCGAGGCCCTCGGGGCGGCCGAAGCCGCAACGCGGCTCGGTGTAGACGCTACAGGGCTGCCTTTCAACTCCATCATGGCGATGGAACTGCGCACCGACGGCACCAGCAATCCGTTGGTCAATGCCGGCGCTATCGCTGCCACTAGCCTGATACCCGGCTTTGGTGCAGATGACCGCTGGCACCACGTTCGCCAGGGTCTGTCTCGCTTCGCGGGCCGCGAGCTGGCGTGCGATGAGCACGTGTACGAGTCCGAGGCGGCCAACAACCAGCGCAACGCCGGATTGGCGCACCTCCTGCGCGGGCACGGGCGTCTCTACTGTGATCCGGATGAGGCGGTTGAGGTCTACACTCGCCAGTGCGCATTGCTGGTCAGTGCGCGGGACCTCGCTCTCATGGGCGCAACCTTGGCCGGCGGCGGTGTCCATCCGCTCACCGGCGAGCAGGTTGTGAGCGCCGCGACTTGCCAGCGAGTACTGGCGGTCATGGCGACGGCAGGGCTTTATGAGCGATCAGGGAGCTGGCTCTACGACGTGGGCCTGCCTGGAAAGAGCGGCGTGAGCGGCGGCATACTAACGATCGCCCCCGGCAAGGGCGCGGTCGCGACCTTTTCGCCGCCACTGGATGCCGCCGGCAACAGCGTGCGCGGGCAGCTTGTCATGCGCTTCCTGTCGGAACGATTGGGGCTGAACCTGTTCATCTCTGCGCCAGCCGCGCACCTGTAG
- a CDS encoding IS3-like element ISRme13 family transposase (programmed frameshift), protein MTSKTKRAQYTLEFKLEAVRLVKSGQSMAVVSATLGIRAQTLHNWVKAEREGKLTGAGMKPVSPEQMELARLRAEVARLKMERDIFKKSRSILCEGVGVRYAFIERNRRYWPVSVLCELLGVSPSGYHQRKQRTVSTDRPDRGRLSDDALLAHIKAIHAGVKGEYGWPRMWKELLARGVRVGKERVRKLMALHGIRARHKRKYIATTNSNHDLPVAPNLLQRDFSPAAPNQVWTSDITYVATAEGWLYLVVIIDLFSRQVVGWSMQPHMKAELVTDALRMAWFRRRPEAGVIVHTDRGSQYCSHLFQDALKAYGMRSSMSRRGDCWDNAPTESLWGSLKVARLHGRQFATRRAAMDEVIDWLGFYNASRLHSTLGYVSPMTFEKNWSAAQQHRAA, encoded by the exons ATGACAAGCAAGACAAAGCGGGCGCAGTACACGCTGGAATTCAAGCTGGAAGCGGTACGGCTGGTGAAGAGCGGGCAGAGCATGGCAGTGGTTAGCGCGACCCTGGGCATCAGAGCGCAGACGCTGCATAACTGGGTCAAGGCGGAGCGGGAAGGCAAGCTGACTGGTGCGGGTATGAAGCCGGTCAGCCCGGAGCAGATGGAGCTGGCCCGGCTTCGGGCGGAGGTGGCGCGCTTGAAGATGGAGCGCGATATTT TTAAAAAAAGCCGCAGCATACTTTGCGAAGGAGTCGGTGTGAGGTATGCGTTCATCGAGCGAAACCGACGTTACTGGCCGGTCTCGGTCCTGTGTGAGCTGTTAGGGGTCAGCCCCAGCGGCTATCACCAGCGCAAGCAACGCACAGTAAGCACCGACAGGCCAGATAGAGGCCGACTCAGTGACGATGCCTTGTTGGCCCACATCAAGGCGATTCACGCCGGGGTCAAGGGGGAGTACGGCTGGCCGCGCATGTGGAAGGAACTGCTGGCGCGTGGGGTGCGGGTGGGCAAGGAGCGTGTTCGCAAGCTGATGGCGCTGCACGGCATCCGTGCCCGCCACAAGCGCAAGTACATCGCGACAACCAACTCGAACCACGATTTGCCGGTGGCCCCCAATCTGCTGCAACGCGACTTTAGCCCAGCAGCACCCAATCAAGTCTGGACGAGCGACATAACCTATGTGGCGACCGCCGAAGGCTGGCTCTACCTGGTGGTCATCATCGACCTGTTCAGCCGGCAGGTGGTTGGCTGGTCGATGCAACCACACATGAAGGCCGAATTGGTCACGGACGCGCTGCGCATGGCCTGGTTCCGGCGCCGCCCGGAAGCCGGTGTGATTGTGCACACCGACCGGGGAAGCCAGTATTGCAGCCATCTGTTTCAAGACGCCCTGAAGGCGTATGGCATGCGCTCGTCAATGAGCCGCAGGGGCGATTGCTGGGACAACGCGCCGACTGAGAGTCTGTGGGGGTCGTTGAAGGTCGCTCGCCTGCACGGTCGCCAGTTCGCTACCCGCCGCGCCGCAATGGACGAGGTAATTGACTGGCTTGGCTTTTATAATGCCAGCCGACTCCACTCGACGCTGGGCTACGTCAGCCCCATGACGTTCGAGAAAAACTGGTCCGCAGCTCAGCAACACCGGGCTGCCTAA
- a CDS encoding methylated-DNA--[protein]-cysteine S-methyltransferase, translated as MFLSQLDSPLGAMLLVTDARRVVRALDFADHKSRLYRGLREHYGEVELTEIPAPAEIADALARYFHGELEALKVLRTATSGSALQRRVWAALRRIPVGTTTTYGKLAKALGFDDPRAAVEIGAANGANPIAIVVPCHRVIASNGDLKGYAWGLHRKRWLLEHENAMVAKKMQPETQTAMLPGF; from the coding sequence ATGTTTCTCAGCCAACTGGATTCGCCGCTGGGTGCCATGCTGCTCGTGACCGATGCGCGGCGGGTCGTGCGTGCGCTCGACTTCGCCGACCACAAGTCACGGCTGTATCGCGGTCTGCGCGAGCACTATGGCGAGGTGGAACTGACTGAGATCCCTGCCCCGGCCGAGATTGCCGATGCACTGGCCCGCTACTTCCATGGCGAGCTGGAGGCGCTGAAGGTGCTGCGGACTGCGACGTCTGGTTCGGCGTTGCAGCGCCGGGTCTGGGCCGCGCTGCGCCGCATCCCTGTGGGCACGACCACGACCTACGGCAAGCTAGCCAAGGCGCTGGGTTTCGACGACCCGCGCGCGGCCGTCGAGATCGGCGCGGCCAATGGCGCCAATCCGATCGCCATCGTCGTGCCGTGCCACCGCGTCATTGCGAGCAATGGCGACCTCAAGGGCTATGCCTGGGGCCTGCACCGCAAGCGCTGGCTGCTGGAGCATGAGAACGCGATGGTGGCAAAGAAGATGCAGCCCGAGACGCAGACCGCCATGCTGCCGGGGTTTTGA
- a CDS encoding PH domain-containing protein → MSNEALLWSGRPSQAANLPVFVLCVVMCFIPFLIPAAVIIAALSYLRIQTTRIEVTTKRVTVRSGIMSMKLDEVELSLVRDIQLTQPLLLWLLKLANIAIVSSNGASPDIHLHGIPNAYVLREKIRRCVENHRDSKGVRDSESRHLVAHA, encoded by the coding sequence ATGTCCAACGAAGCGCTCTTGTGGTCTGGACGCCCGTCGCAGGCCGCTAACCTTCCTGTCTTTGTGCTTTGCGTCGTAATGTGCTTCATACCGTTTCTCATACCTGCGGCCGTCATCATCGCAGCGCTCAGTTACCTGAGAATTCAGACGACCAGGATAGAGGTAACCACTAAGCGCGTGACGGTACGTAGTGGCATCATGTCCATGAAACTCGATGAAGTGGAGTTGTCCCTTGTGCGCGACATTCAACTGACGCAGCCGTTGCTCCTGTGGCTGCTAAAACTGGCCAACATAGCAATTGTGAGTTCGAATGGCGCTTCGCCGGACATCCACTTGCATGGCATCCCGAACGCCTATGTGTTGCGTGAAAAGATTCGGCGCTGCGTGGAGAATCATAGGGATTCCAAGGGCGTTCGCGATTCTGAGAGCCGCCACCTGGTGGCGCACGCCTGA
- a CDS encoding 2OG-Fe(II) oxygenase, with protein MTAFDATLDRLNWVDIGLQLDAEGYAVLPGLLGADAARDLARLTSASGADRVALASSGLGRGELLVFGTGLPAPLEQWRTALYRRLVIVANRWNETIGVDHRYPAELEDFSRRNRKAGQTRGQSHLSRLSVEDHVLLHQRNEGEQVFPMQIVAVLSEPGVDFQGGEFVLTEQRPRMQSRPAVLPLWIGDVAVITTAERPFKGTKGYYRVNLKHAISRVRKGERIGLELSFHDAP; from the coding sequence ATGACTGCGTTCGACGCAACCCTCGATCGCCTGAATTGGGTGGACATCGGCCTGCAACTCGATGCCGAAGGCTATGCCGTGCTGCCTGGCCTGTTAGGTGCAGATGCGGCGCGCGATCTGGCGCGACTGACCTCTGCGTCTGGTGCCGATCGAGTGGCTTTGGCATCCAGTGGCCTCGGGCGCGGTGAACTGCTGGTCTTCGGCACGGGTCTGCCGGCGCCGCTAGAGCAGTGGCGCACAGCCCTCTATCGTCGTCTGGTCATCGTTGCTAACCGTTGGAACGAAACCATCGGCGTGGATCATCGATATCCGGCCGAACTGGAAGACTTCTCGCGGCGCAATCGGAAGGCAGGCCAGACGCGGGGGCAATCCCACCTCAGTCGGCTCAGCGTCGAAGATCATGTATTGCTGCATCAGCGCAATGAAGGCGAGCAGGTGTTTCCCATGCAGATCGTCGCCGTGCTGTCCGAGCCGGGCGTCGATTTCCAGGGGGGCGAGTTCGTGTTGACTGAGCAGCGCCCGCGCATGCAGTCGCGCCCGGCAGTGTTGCCGCTCTGGATCGGCGATGTGGCTGTCATCACCACGGCGGAGCGCCCCTTCAAGGGTACCAAGGGCTACTATCGCGTCAATCTCAAGCACGCCATCAGCCGCGTCCGCAAAGGCGAGCGCATTGGACTGGAACTGTCGTTCCACGATGCACCGTGA
- the alkB gene encoding DNA oxidative demethylase AlkB, producing MGTLELFEETAEQHRLGPAAVVLRGFALPYVPDLMPAIAGIETTSPFRHMVTPGGFTMSVALTNCGALGWTTDRRGYRYTTVDPDTGKPWPVMPEVFFRLANEAAAEAGFDDFEPDACLLNRYLPGSRLALHQDKNEQAYETPIVSVSLGMRATFLFGGHARTAPTIKVPLHHGDVVVWGGADRLRYHGVMPIKDAPHALLGSQRINFTFRKAA from the coding sequence ATGGGAACGCTCGAACTCTTTGAGGAAACTGCGGAGCAACACCGTCTCGGTCCTGCCGCAGTGGTGCTGCGCGGATTCGCGCTGCCTTATGTGCCCGATCTGATGCCTGCCATTGCGGGCATCGAGACGACTTCGCCCTTTCGGCATATGGTCACGCCGGGCGGTTTCACCATGTCGGTGGCGCTAACGAATTGCGGCGCGTTGGGCTGGACGACCGACCGGCGCGGCTATCGCTACACCACCGTTGATCCCGATACGGGAAAGCCCTGGCCGGTCATGCCGGAGGTATTCTTTCGGCTGGCAAATGAGGCTGCTGCTGAGGCGGGCTTTGACGACTTCGAGCCCGACGCCTGCCTGCTCAATCGCTACCTGCCTGGCAGCAGACTTGCGCTGCACCAGGACAAGAACGAGCAAGCCTATGAGACGCCGATCGTTTCGGTATCTCTGGGCATGCGGGCTACGTTCCTGTTCGGCGGTCATGCGCGCACCGCCCCCACGATCAAGGTACCGCTCCACCACGGGGACGTAGTGGTGTGGGGCGGCGCCGATCGTCTGCGCTACCACGGCGTAATGCCGATCAAGGATGCACCTCATGCGCTGCTGGGCAGCCAGCGCATCAATTTCACTTTCCGAAAAGCGGCCTAG
- a CDS encoding RidA family protein, translating to MVVREMRLELGVTSPHWALKTPAITVHCIERRGEDGFGEGNFKALFESWEQGQVRRGPLTGSHIFKVHIMQSKTTITLADPHPVLGSTQVFKTFNYAPAVAAGGLLFIAGQIGIRADGTVPETVEEQIDLAFQRLRAILQAAGLGFEDLVELVSYHVDVDKQLTAFREIKDRYIKADAPVWTILGVAALARPTLFVEIKAVAATRAV from the coding sequence ATGGTCGTGCGTGAGATGCGGCTGGAGTTAGGCGTAACAAGCCCACACTGGGCCTTGAAAACGCCAGCGATCACAGTGCATTGCATCGAGCGACGCGGTGAGGACGGCTTTGGCGAAGGCAATTTCAAGGCGCTGTTCGAATCCTGGGAGCAGGGTCAGGTTCGGCGCGGCCCGCTCACCGGTTCCCACATCTTCAAGGTACACATCATGCAATCCAAGACGACAATCACCCTTGCGGATCCGCACCCCGTTCTCGGCAGCACCCAAGTTTTCAAGACTTTCAACTACGCGCCGGCTGTTGCGGCAGGTGGCCTGCTATTCATCGCTGGCCAAATTGGCATTCGCGCAGACGGGACCGTGCCCGAGACTGTGGAGGAGCAGATCGATCTCGCGTTCCAGAGGCTGCGCGCGATTCTGCAGGCGGCTGGCCTTGGATTTGAGGATCTGGTTGAGCTGGTCAGCTATCACGTAGATGTCGACAAGCAACTCACGGCGTTCCGTGAGATCAAGGACCGATACATCAAAGCGGATGCACCGGTCTGGACGATACTGGGCGTGGCCGCGTTGGCCAGGCCGACGCTATTCGTCGAAATCAAGGCTGTTGCTGCAACGCGCGCCGTGTAA
- a CDS encoding DNA-3-methyladenine glycosylase family protein: protein MSGIHAKTIAADLSPLAYRRAVKFLSELDEDWALHIAAIGPCRHEAKPAREPYEALVRAIAYQQLHARAGDAILGRLLALYPGVSFPAPEQLLASDPELQRACGFSAEKLATIRRIAQATVEGLVPNLEEARRLPDTALIERLTSLRGVGRWTVEMFLIYSLERSDVLPVDDFGVREGYGRLKGLERAPTPRQMREIGEAWSPFRTVAAWYLWRLPSR, encoded by the coding sequence TTGAGCGGAATTCATGCGAAGACTATTGCCGCCGACCTGTCACCACTCGCCTACCGCCGGGCCGTCAAGTTCCTGTCCGAGTTGGACGAGGACTGGGCTCTCCACATTGCCGCCATCGGACCATGTCGCCATGAGGCCAAGCCTGCACGCGAGCCCTATGAGGCGCTGGTGCGGGCCATTGCCTATCAGCAACTGCACGCCAGGGCGGGAGATGCAATCCTGGGCCGCCTGCTGGCGCTCTACCCCGGCGTGTCTTTTCCGGCGCCAGAGCAGTTGCTGGCCAGCGACCCTGAATTGCAGCGCGCCTGCGGCTTCTCGGCAGAAAAGCTGGCTACCATTCGGCGGATTGCCCAGGCTACAGTCGAAGGCCTTGTGCCGAACCTCGAAGAGGCCCGGCGTCTGCCTGACACTGCGCTGATCGAACGCCTGACGTCCCTGCGAGGTGTCGGGCGCTGGACGGTCGAAATGTTCCTGATCTATTCGCTGGAGCGATCCGACGTCCTGCCAGTGGACGACTTCGGCGTGCGGGAGGGTTATGGACGCCTGAAGGGTCTGGAGAGGGCCCCCACGCCGCGTCAGATGCGCGAGATCGGAGAGGCCTGGAGCCCTTTCCGGACGGTGGCCGCCTGGTATCTGTGGCGCCTGCCCAGTCGATAG